Proteins from a genomic interval of Neodiprion lecontei isolate iyNeoLeco1 chromosome 2, iyNeoLeco1.1, whole genome shotgun sequence:
- the LOC107225890 gene encoding FYVE, RhoGEF and PH domain-containing protein 3 yields the protein MNSPRTPQKTLSVELRNIINDRNILTTRTRMKVLSALDDINKESTIEREKNLRAQAVQEILMSEVAYLHQLELIMQFFMLPMNEKKIITHASYIALFGNIETIYNVNGELLRELKQDPDNVARAFYKLAPFFKLYSVYAYDYKQALMLLQGTQKNDQEVRNFIIKQETRPEVGRKLSSLLITPIQRIPRYRLLLKEVLQHTSTKDKDYKILQASLAEVEKAAAHINALVAEHEDMQKLLEFQKHINGTLNLVKPGRKLIRQGALMRVSRGGSASYRRHFVLLSDTLLYCKGDPESSLTVCCLLPLNKCTIQRVLSGGLFRVTCLQESLLLYSENGDSEDWIKSLQETVKKYIECRQTLRKDSSSRRPLRKNQINEFPSESIPTKRFKRKRSTEDKSVLEDPNLSTIIYINRDREGEGNNDDEGDCFWFRRFKRLRRNDTGNKEDRKSWMEKLIFKESKACNVEQETDPYLDSLYPLRYSNSDKPDIKQRNPIDLTTTAYSSGPRLRLNDCGDSLLTTNLDAIEEVPDSPTHIKKNLQSSGSSSTQNSPQQEWSSMKLVSQFILGVGSSLRDLFRLK from the exons atgaactCGCCACGCACACCCCAGAAAACACTGAGTGTTGAACTCAGAAATATTATCAATGATAGGAATATTTTGACTACAAGAACAAGAATGAAAG tTTTGAGCGCCTTGGACGATATTAACAAAGAAAGCACTATtgagagggagaaaaatttgagagCTCAAGCTGTCCAAGAAATTCTGATGTCTGAAGTCGCTTATTTGCACCAGCTTGAGCTTATCATGCag TTTTTTATGCTCCCGATGAATGAAAAGAAGATTATCACCCATGCATCGTATATTGCACTGTTTGGGAACATTGAAACGATTTACAATGTCAATGGAGAACTACTCAGGGAGCTGAAGCAAGATCCGGACAATGTAGCGAGAGCGTTTTACAAGCTGGCtccattttttaaactataTTCGGTTTATGCTTACGACTATAAACAAGCATTAATGCTACTGCAG GGCACTCAGAAAAACGATCAGGAGGTAAGGAACTTCATAATAAAACAAGAGACCCGGCCTGAGGTTGGTAGGAAATTGTCATCTTTATTGATTACTCCGATCCAAAGAATACCTAGGTATAGGCTGCTTCTGAAGGAAGTTCTTCAGCATACTTCTACCAAGGATAAGGATTACAAAATTCTACAag CATCGTTAGCTGAAGTCGAAAAAGCAGCAGCACACATCAACGCCTTGGTTGCTGAGCATGAAGATATGCAGAAACTATTGGAATTTCAAAAGCACATCAACGGAACACTCAATCTGGTAAAACCAGGTCGAAAATTGATAAGGCAAGGAGCACTGATGCGCGTTTCCAGAGGCGGTAGTGCTTCGTATCGAAGGCACTTCGTACTATTGAGTGATACCTTATTGTATTGCAAAGGAGATCCTGAAAGTTCTTTGACAGTATGTTGTTTACTACCGTTAAACAAGTGCACTATACAAAGGGTACTCAGTGGTGGGTTATTTAGGGTCACCTGCTTGCAAGAAAGCTTGTTACTCTATTCTGAAAATGGGGATAGCGAAGATTGGATTAAATCGTTACAGGAGACAGTGAAAAAG TACATTGAATGTCGCCAGACATTGAGGAAAGATAGCAGCTCAAGAAGACCTCTTCGTAAGaatcaaataaatgaattcccATCTGAAAGTATTCCTACAAAGCGATTTAAAAGAAAACGGTCTACAGAAGATAAATCAGTATTG GAGGATCCAAATCTTTCtactataatatacataaatcgCGATCGTGAGGGTGAAggaaataatgatgatgaagGAGATTGCTTTTGGTTTCGACGATTTAAAAGACTGAGGAGAAACGATACTGGCAACAAAGAAGATAGAAAATCATGGATGGAAAAGCTTATTTTTAAGGAATCAAAGGCGTGTAATGTAGAGCAAGAAACGGATCCTTACTTGGACTCTCTCTATCCGCTACGTTACAGTAATTCGGACAAACCTGACATCAAGCAAAGG AATCCAATAGACCTTACAACTACTGCATACAGTAGTGGACCAAGACTGAGGCTCAATGATTGCGGAGATTCACTGTTGACCACAAATTTAGATGCAATCGAAGAGGTTCCAGATTCACCAAcgcacataaaaaaaaaccttcagTCTTCTGGTAGCAGTTCTACTCAAAACTCGCCGCAGCAAGAGTGGTCTTCCATGAAACTTGTGTCCCAATTCATATTAGGTGTTGGTTCATCCCTAAGAGATTTGTTTAGATTAAAGTAG